Proteins from one Phoenix dactylifera cultivar Barhee BC4 unplaced genomic scaffold, palm_55x_up_171113_PBpolish2nd_filt_p 000334F, whole genome shotgun sequence genomic window:
- the LOC120105656 gene encoding uncharacterized protein LOC120105656: MGCASSKILTRSGSFQQEVKQSKQRKTNGLEELLVSKDGGDKFLALLCTANTVARRIKSSSLREATIEPANSKTMDLEESDNTANPENELTNIETINAWELLAGLEEGKEEGEQKQREHHHNVESSNIDKDGDYKFIVGNDSIPSTSFSLIEDNSNGAVTQTRSILTVEDYDAMVAGNYSLEEGKYMTETCRSTDVLLPTGSESLIRECSTNSVMMEDNGVEQEEKHEELEVKSIGTEAGVQENVDVKPDQMSEKGAKRKAMAKELTALKVPGFEFSRTGSLREWLKLGGQVFSPGSYVTPKFGNFVSQDPGYGETGCVHNVFDPDLIEQFEQAMKQLTMEEEFVLKQIIESLEDGHEGDISRVEVSEEHIQV; the protein is encoded by the coding sequence ATGGGTTGTGCTTCTTCCAAGATACTAACCAGGTCGGGAAGCTTCCAACAGGAGGTGAAGCAAAGCAAACAGAGGAAAACTAATGGGTTAGAGGAATTGCTCGTCTCAAAGGATGGAGGAGACAAATTTCTTGCTCTTCTCTGCACTGCAAACACAGTGGCTAGGAGGATCAAGTCATCATCACTGAGAGAGGCAACAATTGAGCCCGCAAATTCCAAAACCATGGACCTTGAAGAGTCTGATAATACTGCAAATCCAGAAAATGAGCTCACAAACATAGAAACGATTAATGCATGGGAGTTGTTGGCTGGCTTGGAAGAAggtaaagaagaaggagagcagAAGCAGAGGGAGCATCACCATAATGTGGAAAGTTCTAACATTGATAAGGATGGAGATTACAAGTTCATTGTAGGCAATGACTCGATACCGTCAACAAGCTTCAGTTTGATCGAAGATAACAGCAATGGTGCGGTCACACAAACTAGAAGCATCCTCACAGTGGAGGACTATGATGCAATGGTGGCAGGAAATTACTCGTTGGAGGAAGGAAAGTACATGACTGAAACTTGTAGGAGCACAGATGTTCTACTTCCTACAGGTTCAGAGAGCTTGATAAGGGAATGTTCGACAAACTCTGTGATGATGGAGGACAATGGTGTTGAACAAGAGGAGAAGCATGAAGAATTGGAGGTGAAAAGCATTGGAACAGAAGCTGGTGTCCAGGAAAATGTAGATGTAAAACCTGACCAAATGAGTGAAAAGGGTGCCAAGAGAAAAGCAATGGCAAAGGAGCTCACAGCTCTCAAAGTTCCAGGTTTCGAATTCTCGAGGACTGGAAGTCTAAGAGAGTGGCTTAAACTAGGAGGCCAAGTGTTCTCCCCGGGTTCTTATGTCACACCAAAGTTTGGCAATTTTGTCTCACAAGATCCCGGATATGGAGAAACAGGGTGTGTCCATAATGTCTTTGATCCAGATTTGATAGAACAGTTTGAACAGGCCATGAAGCAACTAACAATGGAAGAGGAGTTCGTCCTTAAACAGATTATAGAGAGCTTGGAGGATGGCCATGAGGGAGACATTTCGAGGGTGGAAGTGTCTGAAGAACACATACAAGTATAA